From a region of the Hippopotamus amphibius kiboko isolate mHipAmp2 chromosome 3, mHipAmp2.hap2, whole genome shotgun sequence genome:
- the LOC130848980 gene encoding olfactory receptor 4C46-like has protein sequence MRYMENRNNMTEFVLLGLTQNPKMQKIIFVVFLVLCIISMVGNVLIMVTITASPLLNSPMYFFLAYLSFIDACYSSITTPKLIVDSLHKKKTILFNGCMTQIFGEHFFGAADVILLTVMAYNHYVAICKPLHYTTIMNRQVCELFMGMVWLGSILHATIQMVFIFRLPFCGPNIIDHFMCDPNPLLNLACTDIHTLGLFAAANSGVICLLSFLLLIDSYVVILSSLRTHSMEARRKALSTCVSHITVVILFFAPCIFVYMRPAATLPIDKAVAVFYTMITPM, from the coding sequence ATGAGATACATGGAGAATAGGAACAACATGACAGAGTTTGTTCTACTGGGGCTCACACAGAATCCAAAGATGCAGAAAAtcatatttgttgtgtttttggtcCTCTGTATCATCTCTATGGTAGGAAATGTGCTCATCATGGTCACCATCACTGCCAGCCCATTATTGAAttcccccatgtactttttcctggCCTATCTCTCTTTTATTGATGCCTGCTATTCTTCCATCACTACCCCTAAGCTGATTGTAGATTCACTCCATAAAAAGAAGACTATCCTATTCAATGGATGCATGACCCAAATCTTTGGGGAACATTTCTTCGGTGCTGCTGATGTCATCTTGCTTACAGTGATGGCCTACAATcactatgtggccatctgcaagcccctGCACTATACAACTATCATGAATAGGCAAGTGTGTGAACTGTTCATGGGAATGGTATGGTTGGGAAGCATCCTTCATGCAACCATACAAATGGTCTTCATCTTCAGGTTACCCTTCTGTGGCCCTAACATCATAGATCACTTTATGTGTGACCCGAACCCTTTGCTCAATCTTGCCTGCACTGACATTCACACTCTAGGACTCTTTGCTGCTGCCAACAGTGGTGTCATCTGCCTGTTAAGCTTCCTCCTCTTAATTGACTCTTATGTGGTCATTCTGTCTTCCCTAAGGACCCACAGCATGGAGGCCAGACGCAAGGCCCTCTCCACCTGCGTCTCTCACATTACAGTGGTCATACTATTCTTTGCACCCTGCATATTTGTGTACATGAGACCTGCTGCTACTTTACCTATTGATAAAGCAGTTGCTGTATTCTACACTATGATAACTCCCATGTAA